In one window of Henckelia pumila isolate YLH828 chromosome 1, ASM3356847v2, whole genome shotgun sequence DNA:
- the LOC140893410 gene encoding uncharacterized protein isoform X2, whose product MEKGLWASKGGGAHVNDGDAMFDSSSRVEPKRSLQCFFDAEPAFFPSKKQAVKAPVNKPESGITISNEIPWENSTEFQSVPNQFMDRLFGSQISSHVDLSKSSVSNIGTDAVNMRNKINSEQFENDSSDGLSISYVMEDQEAGVSYGGIRKVKVNHVKDPGNGLHGSSEHDIGMSAGPTYNRQNENIFISMLQPYDKEDGNVPLMSNSFDLGDANIRTMGSIFGKGDDNNISMDHSYSKRSTNTISFGGYQDESVIEALTRPTGSYSLLCDQSSVLTSETHNRKEVNFPNVDPTLSASQLSKSRLDSTSKNKMDTRPARKEAPNSFPSNVRSLIATGMLDDVPVRYISVSREELPGIIKGSGYLCGCKSCHLSKALNAYEFERHANCKTKHPNNHIYFENGKTIYQIVQELRSTPESMLFDAVQKVTGSPINQKAFRVWKESFQAATRELQRIYGKEELNL is encoded by the exons ATG GAGAAAGGTTTATGGGCGTCCAAGGGTGGTGGTGCACATGTGAACGATGGAGATGCGATGTTTGATAGCTCATCTAGAGTTGAACCCAAACGGTCTCTCCAATGTTTCTTTGATGCCGAGCCAGCATTCTTTCCCAGCAAAAAGCAGGCTGTGAAAGCTCCAGTTAATAAGCCAGAATCAGGAATCACCATATCAAATGAAATTCCTTGGGAAAATTCTACTGAATTTCAGTCAGTTCCAAACCAATTCATGGATCGGCTTTTTGGGTCTCAGATATCTAGTCATGTTGACTTGTCTAAGAGTAGTGTGTCTAATATTGGCACAGATGCCGTAAATAtgaggaataaaataaatagtgaACAGTTTGAGAATGATTCATCTGATGGGTTATCAATTTCTTATGTGATGGAAGATCAAGAAGCAGGAGTAAGTTATGGAGGAATCAGAAAAGTTAAAGTTAATCATGTTAAGGACCCCGGAAATGGATTGCATGGATCTTCGGAACATGATATAGGGATGTCCGCAGGTCCGACATACAATCGTCAAAATGAAAACATCTTCATATCTATGTTGCAGCCGTATGATAAAGAAGATGGAAATGTACCGTTAATGAGCAATTCCTTTGACCTTGGGGATGCAAATATTAGAACGATGGGTTCGATTTTTGGGAAAGGTGATGACAATAACATATCCATGGATCACTCCTATAGTAAAAGGAGCACCAATACCATCTCTTTTGGGGGTTATCAAGATGAATCGGTTATTGAAGCTCTGACAAGGCCAACTGGTAGTTATAGCTTATTATGTGACCAATCCTCAGTTCTAACTTCAGAAACGCACAACAGAAAGGAAGTGAATTTTCCAAATGTTGATCCTACCCTGAGTGCTTCCCAGCTGTCTAAATCTCGACTCGACTCTACATCGAAGAACAAGATGGATACAAGACCTGCCAGGAAAGAAGCTCCAAACAGCTTTCCATCTAATGTTCGAAGTTTGATAGCGACCGGTATGCTTGATGATGTGCCTGTACGGTACATTTCTGTCTCTCGGGAG GAGCTTCCTGGAATTATCAAAGGCTCGGGCTATCTTTGCGGCTGCAAATCTTGTCATTTGTCCAAG GCGCTTAATGCATACGAATTCGAACGTCACGCGAATTGCAAAACAAAACACCCAAACAACCATATATACTTTGAAAATGGAAAGACGATCTATCAGATTGTTCAGGAGTTGAGAAGCACACCAGAAAGTATGCTGTTTGATGCTGTTCAGAAAGTGACGGGCTCTCCTATCAATCAGAAAGCCTTCCGCGTCTGGAAAG AATCATTCCAAGCTGCAACGCGTGAGCTTCAGCGTATTTATGGGAAGGAAGAGCTAAATCTATGA
- the LOC140893410 gene encoding uncharacterized protein isoform X1, producing MSFQEKGLWASKGGGAHVNDGDAMFDSSSRVEPKRSLQCFFDAEPAFFPSKKQAVKAPVNKPESGITISNEIPWENSTEFQSVPNQFMDRLFGSQISSHVDLSKSSVSNIGTDAVNMRNKINSEQFENDSSDGLSISYVMEDQEAGVSYGGIRKVKVNHVKDPGNGLHGSSEHDIGMSAGPTYNRQNENIFISMLQPYDKEDGNVPLMSNSFDLGDANIRTMGSIFGKGDDNNISMDHSYSKRSTNTISFGGYQDESVIEALTRPTGSYSLLCDQSSVLTSETHNRKEVNFPNVDPTLSASQLSKSRLDSTSKNKMDTRPARKEAPNSFPSNVRSLIATGMLDDVPVRYISVSREELPGIIKGSGYLCGCKSCHLSKALNAYEFERHANCKTKHPNNHIYFENGKTIYQIVQELRSTPESMLFDAVQKVTGSPINQKAFRVWKESFQAATRELQRIYGKEELNL from the exons ATG TCTTTCCAGGAGAAAGGTTTATGGGCGTCCAAGGGTGGTGGTGCACATGTGAACGATGGAGATGCGATGTTTGATAGCTCATCTAGAGTTGAACCCAAACGGTCTCTCCAATGTTTCTTTGATGCCGAGCCAGCATTCTTTCCCAGCAAAAAGCAGGCTGTGAAAGCTCCAGTTAATAAGCCAGAATCAGGAATCACCATATCAAATGAAATTCCTTGGGAAAATTCTACTGAATTTCAGTCAGTTCCAAACCAATTCATGGATCGGCTTTTTGGGTCTCAGATATCTAGTCATGTTGACTTGTCTAAGAGTAGTGTGTCTAATATTGGCACAGATGCCGTAAATAtgaggaataaaataaatagtgaACAGTTTGAGAATGATTCATCTGATGGGTTATCAATTTCTTATGTGATGGAAGATCAAGAAGCAGGAGTAAGTTATGGAGGAATCAGAAAAGTTAAAGTTAATCATGTTAAGGACCCCGGAAATGGATTGCATGGATCTTCGGAACATGATATAGGGATGTCCGCAGGTCCGACATACAATCGTCAAAATGAAAACATCTTCATATCTATGTTGCAGCCGTATGATAAAGAAGATGGAAATGTACCGTTAATGAGCAATTCCTTTGACCTTGGGGATGCAAATATTAGAACGATGGGTTCGATTTTTGGGAAAGGTGATGACAATAACATATCCATGGATCACTCCTATAGTAAAAGGAGCACCAATACCATCTCTTTTGGGGGTTATCAAGATGAATCGGTTATTGAAGCTCTGACAAGGCCAACTGGTAGTTATAGCTTATTATGTGACCAATCCTCAGTTCTAACTTCAGAAACGCACAACAGAAAGGAAGTGAATTTTCCAAATGTTGATCCTACCCTGAGTGCTTCCCAGCTGTCTAAATCTCGACTCGACTCTACATCGAAGAACAAGATGGATACAAGACCTGCCAGGAAAGAAGCTCCAAACAGCTTTCCATCTAATGTTCGAAGTTTGATAGCGACCGGTATGCTTGATGATGTGCCTGTACGGTACATTTCTGTCTCTCGGGAG GAGCTTCCTGGAATTATCAAAGGCTCGGGCTATCTTTGCGGCTGCAAATCTTGTCATTTGTCCAAG GCGCTTAATGCATACGAATTCGAACGTCACGCGAATTGCAAAACAAAACACCCAAACAACCATATATACTTTGAAAATGGAAAGACGATCTATCAGATTGTTCAGGAGTTGAGAAGCACACCAGAAAGTATGCTGTTTGATGCTGTTCAGAAAGTGACGGGCTCTCCTATCAATCAGAAAGCCTTCCGCGTCTGGAAAG AATCATTCCAAGCTGCAACGCGTGAGCTTCAGCGTATTTATGGGAAGGAAGAGCTAAATCTATGA